Proteins co-encoded in one Selenihalanaerobacter shriftii genomic window:
- a CDS encoding indolepyruvate ferredoxin oxidoreductase subunit alpha → MSVCIDNQACSLCSKCINVCPGDLLLEKDGKVLIRASEECWDCAACVKECPSQAIELYLPTVIGGRGATLQARRNKDNRVWVCKHLDGTKNEYIVPIK, encoded by the coding sequence ATGAGTGTATGTATTGATAATCAAGCTTGTAGTTTATGTAGTAAGTGTATTAATGTTTGTCCTGGGGATCTTCTGTTAGAGAAAGATGGAAAAGTATTAATTAGAGCCTCTGAAGAATGTTGGGATTGTGCTGCTTGTGTTAAAGAATGTCCTAGTCAGGCTATTGAATTATATTTACCGACTGTAATTGGAGGACGGGGAGCTACTTTACAAGCAAGACGAAATAAAGATAATAGAGTTTGGGTTTGTAAGCATTTAGATGGGACGAAGAATGAATATATAGTGCCGATTAAATAG
- a CDS encoding adenylyl-sulfate reductase subunit alpha: MNNELGIEIIKKETDLLIIGGGAAGIFAAVKTKELDPDCKVTIMEKANIEWSGCLAAGINALNAYLTSGETPESFLEYVKRDNNGLIRDDLVYTIAQELNQVTAEVEDWGLPIKKDQEGNYLARSRRSIKINGDEFKPILANRVKKEDVEILNRVVATNYLLQQGEVYGAFGFSVRENKFYVIKAKAVICATGGVSGVYKSNNTGSARHRTWYPPFNAGAGYAMGIRAGAEMTSFEMRFIALRVKDVLAPTGTLALGAGAKQINAYGEEYLKEYKEVTTPIRLQATLIENEVGKGPCYLDVSHLDEEGCKELKKEFLNMSPSIVLQWANKGIEPNEEPIEIAGSEPYIVGGHGQAGYWIGTDRSTTLKGLFAAGDVAGGAPKKYVTGAFVEGKIAVEAALDLIKEREEVHFNKQVIQKELQRVYQPLSTIESLKQQELESRLQKIMDEYAGGISSNYRVNNQKLLIAKKRLIEIEEDAKRLSADNLHQLMAVHEIIDRIQIAKVVVAHLLYRKETRWPVYQQNLDYPRLDDQEWFKFVNSVYDQKKSKVTIKERECYCLEKAEVNYECMY, from the coding sequence GTGAATAATGAGTTAGGAATAGAGATTATTAAAAAAGAGACTGATCTCTTAATTATTGGTGGGGGAGCTGCCGGTATATTTGCTGCGGTTAAAACTAAAGAGTTAGACCCAGATTGTAAAGTAACGATTATGGAAAAGGCTAATATTGAATGGAGTGGCTGTTTAGCAGCAGGGATTAATGCTCTCAATGCTTATTTAACATCTGGTGAAACACCGGAAAGTTTTTTAGAATATGTTAAACGAGATAATAATGGACTTATTAGAGATGATTTAGTCTATACTATTGCTCAAGAGTTGAATCAAGTCACTGCTGAAGTAGAAGATTGGGGATTACCGATTAAAAAAGATCAAGAAGGTAATTACTTAGCAAGAAGTAGGCGAAGTATTAAGATTAATGGAGATGAGTTTAAACCTATTTTAGCTAATAGAGTTAAAAAAGAAGATGTTGAAATCTTAAATAGAGTAGTAGCTACTAATTATTTATTGCAGCAAGGAGAGGTATATGGGGCATTTGGATTTTCTGTTAGAGAGAATAAATTTTATGTGATTAAGGCAAAAGCAGTAATCTGTGCAACAGGAGGAGTTAGTGGGGTCTATAAGTCTAATAATACTGGAAGTGCTCGGCATAGAACTTGGTATCCGCCATTTAATGCTGGGGCAGGATATGCCATGGGAATTAGAGCTGGAGCTGAAATGACAAGTTTTGAAATGAGGTTTATCGCTTTACGAGTTAAGGATGTATTAGCTCCAACAGGAACATTAGCTTTAGGTGCGGGAGCAAAGCAGATTAATGCTTATGGTGAAGAGTATTTAAAAGAGTATAAAGAAGTAACTACACCAATTAGATTACAGGCTACATTAATTGAAAATGAAGTTGGTAAAGGACCATGTTATTTGGATGTAAGTCATTTAGATGAAGAGGGTTGTAAAGAGTTAAAGAAAGAGTTTTTGAATATGTCTCCTAGTATAGTTTTACAATGGGCTAATAAGGGGATAGAACCTAATGAAGAACCAATTGAGATTGCCGGTTCTGAACCTTATATAGTAGGAGGGCATGGGCAGGCTGGCTATTGGATTGGGACTGATAGAAGTACCACTTTAAAGGGGTTATTTGCTGCCGGAGATGTAGCAGGTGGAGCTCCTAAAAAGTATGTTACAGGAGCGTTTGTAGAAGGGAAAATAGCTGTGGAGGCGGCTTTAGATTTAATTAAAGAAAGAGAAGAGGTTCATTTTAATAAGCAAGTTATTCAAAAAGAATTACAACGAGTATATCAGCCTTTAAGTACAATTGAGAGCTTGAAACAGCAAGAATTAGAGAGTAGATTACAAAAAATAATGGACGAATATGCCGGGGGGATCAGTAGTAATTATCGGGTTAATAATCAAAAATTATTAATAGCAAAAAAGAGGTTAATAGAGATAGAGGAAGATGCTAAGAGGTTAAGTGCAGATAATCTCCATCAATTAATGGCGGTGCATGAGATTATTGATAGGATTCAAATTGCTAAAGTAGTAGTTGCTCATTTGCTATATAGAAAAGAGACTAGATGGCCAGTTTACCAGCAGAACTTAGATTATCCTAGACTGGATGATCAAGAATGGTTTAAATTTGTAAATTCAGTTTATGACCAAAAGAAAAGCAAGGTTACAATTAAAGAAAGAGAGTGTTACTGTTTAGAGAAGGCGGAGGTCAATTATGAGTGTATGTATTGA
- a CDS encoding trypsin-like peptidase domain-containing protein: MKRLIKINKKSLSKYLSIALISMLLSGLIFTYIETGQVLAKTQPKGQNIFERNVFADIASKVDSAVVRVNAKIKLDSKEVKQRKPFLNDPFFREFFGQDIPYGKRKHPEVRQGFGTGFIISKDGYILTNEHVVHDADEITVKLSDRKEPIKAELVGSDFSLDLAVLKVDVDEELPTVKLGDSDQIKPGDWAVAIGNPYGLNHTVTAGVISALGRPLKISQGEKPRVYKNMIQTDADINPGNSGGPLLNIKGEVIGINTAVNAQAQGIGFAIPINEAKKVLSDLKKHGKVIRPWMGVYMQQITKEIADYFGLESTKGALIADVIPNSPADKAGINPGDVILKLNKKKIEKPKDVVKLVSKYKVGKRIILRVLRDGRKLFIPMTLGERPREY; encoded by the coding sequence ATGAAAAGATTAATTAAAATTAATAAAAAGAGTTTATCTAAGTACTTGTCAATTGCTTTAATTAGCATGTTATTAAGTGGTTTAATTTTCACTTACATAGAAACAGGTCAAGTTTTAGCTAAGACTCAACCTAAGGGGCAAAATATATTTGAACGAAATGTATTTGCTGATATAGCATCTAAGGTTGATTCAGCAGTAGTTAGAGTTAATGCTAAGATTAAATTAGATTCTAAAGAAGTTAAACAACGAAAACCTTTCTTGAATGACCCTTTCTTTAGAGAATTCTTTGGACAGGATATTCCGTATGGCAAGCGTAAACATCCAGAGGTTAGACAAGGCTTCGGAACTGGGTTTATTATTAGCAAGGATGGATATATTTTAACTAATGAACATGTAGTTCATGATGCTGATGAAATTACTGTTAAATTAAGTGATAGAAAAGAACCGATTAAAGCTGAATTAGTAGGTTCTGATTTTAGTTTAGATTTAGCTGTATTAAAAGTTGATGTTGATGAGGAATTACCTACTGTAAAATTAGGAGATTCTGATCAGATTAAGCCTGGTGATTGGGCAGTAGCAATTGGAAATCCATATGGTTTAAATCATACTGTTACTGCTGGAGTAATTAGTGCTTTAGGACGTCCATTAAAAATTTCTCAAGGTGAGAAACCAAGAGTATATAAGAATATGATACAGACTGATGCGGATATCAATCCTGGTAATAGTGGCGGACCGTTATTAAATATTAAAGGAGAAGTTATTGGGATCAATACTGCTGTAAATGCTCAAGCTCAAGGAATTGGTTTTGCTATTCCTATTAATGAAGCTAAAAAAGTTTTAAGTGATTTAAAGAAGCATGGGAAAGTTATTAGACCATGGATGGGAGTTTATATGCAGCAGATTACTAAAGAGATTGCTGATTATTTTGGGTTAGAAAGTACTAAAGGAGCTTTAATAGCCGATGTAATTCCTAATAGTCCAGCTGATAAAGCTGGCATAAACCCCGGAGACGTAATTTTAAAATTAAATAAAAAGAAGATAGAAAAGCCTAAAGATGTGGTCAAGTTAGTCAGTAAATATAAAGTTGGTAAACGAATAATTTTAAGGGTGCTAAGAGATGGTCGTAAATTATTTATACCGATGACTTTAGGTGAAAGACCAAGAGAATATTAA
- the thiD gene encoding bifunctional hydroxymethylpyrimidine kinase/phosphomethylpyrimidine kinase — MLHINQVLTIAGSDSSGGAGIQADIKTITMLQNYAASVITGVTAQNTKGVSEVSMLSGEFVKQQLNDVLNDLEINAIKTGMLGTAEVVSVIASVLKEREIKNLVIDPVMVATSGDRLLDKEAISILTGRLFSLATVVTPNLTEAEVLIDKEINTLLEMEDAAKEISNLGPTAVLLKGGHREGKAIDLLYYKDKTHRISAPRIKTENTHGTGCTLSSAIASNLADGMEILPAIKKAKDFITSSLKNGINVGKGRGPVNHLWRFEKI, encoded by the coding sequence ATGTTACATATTAATCAAGTTTTAACGATTGCAGGTTCAGATTCTAGTGGCGGAGCTGGAATTCAAGCTGATATTAAAACTATAACTATGTTGCAAAATTATGCTGCTTCAGTAATTACTGGGGTTACAGCACAGAATACAAAAGGTGTTAGTGAGGTTTCGATGTTAAGTGGAGAGTTTGTTAAACAACAATTAAATGATGTTTTAAATGATTTAGAAATAAACGCAATTAAAACTGGAATGTTAGGAACAGCAGAGGTAGTAAGTGTTATAGCTTCTGTATTAAAAGAACGTGAGATTAAAAATCTGGTTATTGATCCAGTGATGGTAGCTACTAGTGGAGATAGACTATTAGATAAAGAGGCAATTTCTATTTTAACAGGAAGACTTTTTTCTTTAGCAACAGTAGTGACTCCTAATTTAACTGAGGCTGAGGTATTAATTGATAAAGAAATTAATACTTTATTAGAGATGGAAGATGCGGCTAAAGAAATTAGTAATTTAGGTCCAACAGCGGTATTGCTTAAAGGTGGTCATAGAGAGGGTAAGGCTATTGATCTTCTTTATTATAAAGACAAAACACATAGAATATCTGCTCCCCGTATTAAGACAGAGAATACACACGGAACGGGTTGTACTTTGTCTTCGGCTATTGCTTCTAATTTAGCTGACGGAATGGAAATCTTACCAGCAATTAAGAAAGCTAAAGATTTCATTACTTCTTCATTAAAGAATGGAATAAATGTAGGTAAAGGGAGAGGGCCTGTTAATCATCTTTGGAGATTTGAGAAAATTTAA
- a CDS encoding cold-shock protein, whose product MTGKVKWFDTKKGYGFIEQEDGDDIFVHYSAIEEDGFKDLSEDQEVSFEVVENDKGLQAKNVTKS is encoded by the coding sequence ATGACTGGGAAAGTTAAGTGGTTTGATACTAAGAAAGGTTATGGATTCATTGAACAAGAAGATGGAGATGATATCTTTGTTCATTATTCTGCTATTGAAGAAGATGGATTTAAAGATTTAAGTGAAGATCAAGAAGTAAGTTTTGAAGTTGTTGAAAATGATAAAGGATTACAAGCTAAAAATGTAACAAAATCATAA
- a CDS encoding methyl-accepting chemotaxis protein, with the protein MFEFLNKYKDYNQLKEELERAEIDKASLQKELINKEEKIAQLEAKIEEINGENNSKDEIIEMMNHMQTEDEWIIGKVDDINNLSNQVLDKTINSQKEIRVMLTELQESNQQLTRFSEIFNKLIKNIKGINELAAEINGIADQTNLLALNASIEAARVGEAGQGFAVVADEIKQLAVETSQLLEDITQTTDQIYTLSSDSEDKVETLDDNLNSNLHIAEELTMKFKETTELINNIFEEVDVINQAGGDHLGLGNNIVAVLREE; encoded by the coding sequence ATGTTTGAATTCTTAAATAAATATAAAGATTATAATCAATTGAAAGAAGAATTAGAAAGAGCAGAAATTGATAAAGCTTCTTTGCAAAAAGAATTGATAAATAAAGAAGAAAAAATAGCTCAATTAGAAGCAAAAATTGAGGAGATAAATGGTGAAAATAATTCTAAAGACGAAATTATAGAAATGATGAATCATATGCAGACGGAAGATGAATGGATTATAGGGAAAGTTGATGATATTAATAATCTATCTAATCAGGTACTGGATAAGACGATTAATAGTCAAAAAGAAATACGAGTAATGTTAACAGAACTTCAAGAATCTAATCAGCAGTTAACTAGATTTTCTGAAATTTTTAATAAATTGATAAAGAATATAAAAGGAATTAATGAATTAGCTGCGGAAATTAATGGAATTGCTGACCAAACTAATCTTTTAGCATTAAATGCTTCAATTGAAGCTGCTAGAGTAGGGGAAGCAGGTCAAGGTTTTGCTGTGGTAGCTGATGAGATTAAACAATTAGCAGTGGAGACTTCACAACTTTTAGAAGATATCACTCAAACTACTGATCAAATATATACTCTGTCCTCTGACTCTGAAGATAAGGTTGAAACTTTAGATGACAACTTAAATAGTAATTTACATATAGCTGAAGAATTAACAATGAAATTTAAAGAAACTACAGAATTAATTAATAATATATTTGAAGAGGTTGATGTCATTAATCAAGCCGGTGGTGATCACTTGGGATTAGGTAATAATATAGTTGCCGTTTTAAGAGAGGAATAA